From the Fulvia fulva chromosome 2, complete sequence genome, one window contains:
- a CDS encoding RNA-binding protein, producing MADFTASSATSLPPLPAGVAPGQPAFQNGSQGHMPPPPVPSLTIPQNTNPTPTAVGDIDLSGILSPTSAGGHVRRAAPEPNKRALYVGGLDPRVTEDVLKQIFETTGHVQNVKIIPDKNFQSKGYNYGFVEYDDPGAAERAMQTLNGRRVHQQEIRVNWAYQSNTNTKEDTSNHFHIFVGDLSNEVNDEVLLQAFSAFGTVSEARVMWDMKTGRSRGYGFVAYRDRGEAEKALSSMDGEWLGSRAVRCNWANQKGQPSFSQQQAMAQMGMTPTTPYGHHTFPTQGTQSYEMVVNQTPQWQTTCYVGNLTPYTTQNDLVPLFQNFGYVTETRFQSDRGFAFIKMDTHENAANAICQLSGYNVNGRPLKCSWGKDRPPTGQFDGYNPAQTPQSAVPQSAVFPGTPQAFFPQYGQPGAPAMSPQAATPGQFGQHPMPGSFTNPMSATTMQPPPGSWATPGQIPQSAGSYGSQTPGGFMPQPGMPQPGLPQAAPFGRGYGGYQG from the exons ATGGCCGACTTTACAGCCTCTTCGGCCACTTCGCTGCCTCCTCTTCCAGCTGGCGTTGCGCCCGGTCAGCCTGCGTTCCAGAACGGCTCCCAAGGTCACATGCCTCCGCCACCGGTTCCATCCCTCACGATTCCACAAAACACCAACCCGACACCCACTGCTGTCGGCGACATCGACCTAAGCGGCATCCTGTCGCCCACCAGCGCTGGCGGCCACGTGAGACGCGCTGCACCCGAACCGAACAAGAGAGCACTATATGTGGGAGGACTGGACCCCCGTGTTACGGAAGATGTGCTCAAACAGATCTTCGAGACGACTGGACATGTGCAGAATGTCAAGATTATCCCAGACAAGAAC TTCCAGTCGAAAGGTTACAACTACGGTTTCGTGGAATACGACGACCCAGGTGCTGCGGAAAGAGCTATGCAGACTCTTAACGGGAGGCGTGTGCATCAGCAAGAGATTCGGGTCAACTGGGCATATCAGTCAAACACCAACACCAAGGAGGACACTTCGAATCACTTCCACATCTTCGTCGGCGATCTTTCCAACGAAGTCAACGATGAAGTTCTTCTGCAAGCTTTTTCGGCATTCGGCACTGTCTCAGAAGCTCGAGTCATGTGGGACATGAAGACAGGCCGCTCACGTGGCTATGGTTTCGTGGCTTACCGCGACCGCGGCGAGGCTGAGAAGGCGCTCAGCTCGATGGATGGAGAATGGCTCGGTTCGCGTGCCGTTCGCTGCAACTGGGCGAACCAGAAGGGTCAGCCATCCTTTTCTCAGCAACAGGCCATGGCACAGATGGGCATGACTCCTACCACTCCATACGGCCACCACACTTTCCCTACTCAAGGCACGCAGTCCTACGAGATGGTCGTCAACCAGACTCCGCAATGGCAAACTACGTGCTACGTCGGGAACCTGACGCCATACACGACTCAGAACGATCTTGTTCCGCTGTTCCAGAACTTCGGCTACGTTACTGAGACACGATTCCAGTCCGACCGCGGCTTCGCATTCATCAAGATGGACACGCACGAGAACGCGGCCAACGCGATCTGCCAGCTCAGTGGCTACAACGTCAACGGCCGACCATTGAAGTGCAGC TGGGGCAAAGACCGTCCTCCAACTGGCCAATTCGATGGATACAACCCAGCCCAGACACCTCAATCAGCTGTTCCCCAATCCGCTGTCTTTCCAGGTACTCCCCAGGCGTTCTTCCCACAATACGGTCAGCCAGGTGCACCTGCCATGTCGCCACAAGCTGCCACCCCTGGTCAGTTCGGACAGCACCCAATGCCAGGTAGCTTCACGAACCCAATGTCGGCAACCACCATGCAGCCACCTCCAGGTAGCTGGGCCACTCCTGGACAGATACCTCAGAGCGCTGGCAGCTACGGCAGTCAAACTCCTGGCGGCTTCATGCCTCAGCCAGGTATGCCACAGCCAGGTCTCCCTCAAGCAGCACCTTTCGGACGCGGCTACGGCGGCTATCAAGGTTAG